One region of Micromonospora ureilytica genomic DNA includes:
- a CDS encoding carbohydrate ABC transporter permease, whose product MISASQRLWRTSPLTYLALVLAALLSIYPFYYMLVIASRSLDNINDVPPPLTPGGAFGDNFGRVLDNDAANFLKGMMNSIIVSSVVTLSVVLTGSLAGFAFAKLKFRGSNALLLAIIVTMMIPTQMGLIPLWGMMQDLGWYDTLYAVTVPFLVSAFGVFMMRQYASQAISDELIEAGRVDGASTFRIYWSIVLPALRPAAGVLGLLTFMETWNSFLWPYAILSPENPTLQVSLSFLSYAYYTDYSQVFAATAIGTIPLVIVFLVFGRQIIGGIMEGAVKS is encoded by the coding sequence ATGATCTCGGCTTCCCAGCGCCTGTGGCGCACCAGCCCGTTGACCTACCTGGCGCTCGTCCTGGCGGCGCTGCTGTCGATCTACCCGTTCTACTACATGTTGGTGATCGCCAGTCGCAGCCTGGACAACATCAACGACGTGCCCCCGCCGCTGACCCCCGGCGGAGCGTTCGGTGACAACTTCGGGCGGGTGCTCGACAACGACGCCGCCAACTTCCTCAAAGGCATGATGAACTCGATCATCGTCTCCTCGGTGGTGACCCTGTCGGTGGTGCTCACCGGTTCGCTGGCCGGGTTCGCCTTCGCCAAGCTGAAGTTCCGGGGGAGCAACGCCCTCCTGTTGGCGATCATCGTCACCATGATGATCCCGACCCAGATGGGCCTCATCCCGCTCTGGGGCATGATGCAGGACCTGGGGTGGTACGACACCCTCTACGCGGTCACCGTGCCGTTCCTGGTCAGCGCCTTCGGCGTGTTCATGATGCGGCAGTACGCCAGCCAGGCGATCTCCGACGAGCTGATCGAGGCGGGCCGCGTCGACGGCGCGAGCACGTTCCGGATCTACTGGAGCATCGTGCTGCCCGCACTGCGCCCCGCCGCCGGGGTTCTCGGTCTGCTGACCTTCATGGAGACCTGGAACTCGTTCCTCTGGCCGTACGCCATCCTCTCCCCGGAGAACCCGACCCTGCAGGTCTCGCTCTCCTTCCTCTCGTACGCCTACTACACCGACTACTCCCAGGTGTTCGCCGCCACGGCGATCGGCACCATCCCCCTGGTAATCGTCTTTCTCGTGTTCGGCCGCCAGATCATCGGCGGGATCATGGAAGGTGCCGTCAAGTCGTGA